One Capillibacterium thermochitinicola genomic window carries:
- a CDS encoding chemotaxis protein CheA produces MDVSQYLNVFMDECQEHLQSLNQSLLALEQDPDNTEILNSIFRAAHTLKGASATMGFNKMSNVTHAMEDVLSLLRQSELKVNAEIINTLFEALDLLEVLAQGIMEGREEDIEIAGVIQNLQKFTTQEAASKPDQASERRRALQLRYLPAEIDQIKQATEEGFNLYHLHVYLQDECLLKGARAFMILRELEAHGEIVRTIPTAKELEDERFDTDFIIGILSKKPLEFLIRFLEKMLDVAKVEGKVLSTEELLVERRGSGAKTTPGDTTPQKGGVTAKIPSNVSPTVRVDIRKLDDLMNLVGELVITRSRLEQLSLEHGDQVLAETVEQLTRLTIDLRDQVLKTRMVPVDHVFSRFPRLVRDLARETGKEVQLQISGAETELDRTVIDEIVDPLVHIIRNSIDHGIEAPEVRTAAGKSLPGTVELKAYQAGNNVVIEVIDDGAGVNLEKVKARALERGIISAEDLENMDDEDVMNLIFLPGFSTSDKVTDISGRGVGMDVVKTQITNLGGVVELYSEQGKGTKFTIRLPLTLAIIQTLIVQLGDEVFAIPSTLIDQTISVAQKDIKILRNREVTLYRGELIPLIRLQDYLGVTGAKNSSLDELDVVVVSTGERRIGFVVDTLIRQQDVVIKSLGAYLGNIPGIAGATILGNGKIALILDLRNVA; encoded by the coding sequence ATGGACGTTTCTCAGTATCTAAATGTGTTTATGGATGAATGTCAGGAACATTTGCAATCCTTAAACCAGTCTTTGCTGGCTTTGGAGCAAGATCCGGACAACACTGAGATCCTTAATTCAATTTTCCGCGCCGCCCATACCTTAAAAGGGGCCTCGGCAACCATGGGTTTTAATAAAATGTCCAACGTTACCCACGCCATGGAAGACGTCCTCAGTCTGCTGCGCCAGAGTGAGCTGAAAGTTAATGCCGAGATCATCAACACCCTTTTTGAGGCTTTAGATTTATTGGAAGTGCTGGCCCAAGGGATCATGGAAGGCCGGGAAGAAGACATCGAGATCGCCGGCGTGATCCAGAACCTGCAAAAGTTTACGACCCAAGAGGCGGCAAGCAAACCCGACCAGGCGTCGGAACGCCGTCGTGCTCTCCAGTTACGCTACCTTCCGGCGGAAATTGACCAGATCAAACAGGCTACCGAGGAAGGTTTCAACCTGTATCACCTCCATGTTTATTTACAGGATGAATGTTTGCTCAAGGGTGCCCGTGCCTTTATGATCCTGCGTGAATTGGAAGCCCATGGGGAGATTGTCCGTACGATCCCCACGGCGAAGGAGCTGGAAGATGAGCGGTTTGACACCGACTTCATTATCGGCATCTTAAGCAAAAAACCGCTGGAGTTTCTGATCCGTTTCCTGGAGAAGATGCTTGATGTGGCGAAGGTGGAGGGTAAGGTCCTTTCCACCGAAGAACTTCTGGTGGAGCGGCGGGGCAGCGGGGCAAAAACAACGCCCGGCGATACCACCCCGCAAAAGGGAGGCGTCACCGCCAAAATTCCTTCGAATGTATCGCCGACGGTACGGGTGGACATTCGGAAACTGGATGATTTGATGAATCTCGTGGGTGAGCTGGTGATCACCAGATCCCGCTTGGAACAGCTAAGCTTAGAGCATGGGGACCAGGTCCTGGCGGAGACGGTTGAACAGCTGACCCGTTTGACCATTGATCTGCGGGACCAAGTGTTAAAGACCAGGATGGTCCCGGTCGACCATGTCTTTTCCCGTTTCCCCCGTCTGGTCCGGGACCTGGCTAGAGAGACCGGGAAAGAAGTACAATTACAGATCAGCGGGGCCGAAACCGAATTGGACCGGACGGTGATCGATGAGATCGTTGATCCGTTGGTTCATATCATCAGGAACAGTATTGACCACGGAATTGAGGCGCCCGAGGTCAGAACGGCGGCCGGGAAAAGTCTCCCCGGGACGGTGGAGCTTAAAGCCTATCAAGCCGGGAATAATGTGGTGATCGAGGTGATCGATGACGGCGCCGGGGTGAATCTGGAAAAAGTCAAAGCCCGGGCGTTGGAGCGGGGAATTATCAGTGCTGAAGATCTGGAGAACATGGATGACGAAGATGTCATGAACCTGATCTTCCTCCCCGGCTTCTCGACTTCCGATAAAGTGACCGACATTTCCGGCCGCGGTGTCGGGATGGACGTGGTGAAAACCCAGATTACAAACCTGGGTGGAGTGGTGGAACTATATAGCGAGCAGGGGAAAGGAACAAAGTTTACCATTCGTCTACCGTTGACATTGGCTATTATCCAAACGCTTATTGTCCAATTGGGTGACGAGGTGTTTGCGATCCCTTCCACTCTGATCGACCAGACGATCAGTGTGGCGCAGAAAGATATAAAAATTCTCCGGAACCGGGAAGTCACTTTATACCGGGGCGAACTGATCCCGCTAATCCGGCTCCAGGATTATCTGGGCGTGACCGGAGCCAAAAATTCCAGCCTGGATGAGCTGGATGTGGTGGTGGTCAGCACCGGGGAACGCCGGATTGGCTTTGTGGTCGATACGCTCATCCGCCAACAGGATGTAGTGATTAAATCCCTCGGTGCTTATCTGGGGAATATCCCCGGGATCGCTGGGGCGACCATCTTAGGGAACGGGAAGATCGCTCTGATTTTGGATCTGCGCAATGTAGCTTAA